The Brevinematales bacterium genome includes a window with the following:
- the ppk1 gene encoding polyphosphate kinase 1, translated as MIDLNSPQYFLNREWSWLEFNNRVLHEACEEDRPVMERLKFLSIVTRNLEEFFMVRVAAINKQNDLESDGSSADGLTPAEQLKGIIKRTREFYKRLYGEFDEKILPELHQAGVKIVTEPAGLKKYQDYLKHVFQTKIQKVLTPLSVGPTHPFPRLNSGRLYIAAGLKRGAEIPDSIEVTDLSFVEVPASALGRYIKIEDEETYFPLESVIKMFIGDLYHGYSVEWTCIIRLSRDTDFNVETDAASDLLMRIEEKIKTMHLRDVVKFEYEKGLPETRLKELVERFDVVGDAVFEIDSLFDLGSLMEIYMNSSRNDLKEPQIKPLYPMEFQSKDLFEVIGEKDVLLFHPYQSYDPVVELIEKAAEDPEVLAIKLTLYRTSSKSAILKGLIKAAINGKYVTILEELKARGDEERNISAARALEDAGAHVIYGIANLKTHTKALMIVRKERNGIRRYCHLATGNYNETTAKLYSDFSLFTSDELIGEDISQLFNLLTGFSLPNKWNHVAVAPIDLREKFLSLIRRETENAKNRMNARIIAKLNTLLDKEIVQALYEASMAGVKISLIVRGACALKPGLKGISENITIHSIIGRFLEHARIYYFYNGGDEEYFLSSADWMMRNLNRRVELLFPIKAKDGRAILSKVLDIQFSDTANTWILNSDGNYVLRMDKKPRDSFKEIEEYIVKKEEKARRDMEKKLEFKPIRNPEKGL; from the coding sequence ATGATCGATTTGAATAGTCCCCAATATTTCCTGAACCGGGAATGGAGCTGGCTGGAATTCAATAACCGGGTATTGCACGAGGCGTGCGAGGAAGACCGGCCTGTAATGGAGCGCTTAAAATTCCTGTCGATCGTCACCCGAAACCTCGAGGAATTCTTCATGGTGCGGGTGGCCGCGATCAATAAACAGAACGATCTGGAATCCGATGGGAGTTCCGCCGACGGCCTCACACCCGCCGAACAGCTCAAGGGTATAATAAAACGAACCCGGGAGTTCTATAAACGGCTCTATGGGGAATTCGACGAGAAAATTCTGCCGGAACTCCATCAGGCTGGGGTAAAGATTGTCACCGAACCCGCCGGTCTCAAGAAGTATCAGGATTATCTGAAACATGTTTTCCAGACGAAAATTCAGAAGGTGCTGACGCCGCTCTCCGTAGGCCCGACACACCCGTTCCCGCGACTCAACTCCGGCCGGCTGTATATTGCGGCAGGTCTGAAACGCGGCGCGGAGATTCCCGATTCAATAGAAGTCACCGATCTTTCTTTTGTCGAGGTTCCCGCAAGCGCGCTCGGCCGGTATATAAAAATCGAGGACGAGGAAACCTATTTTCCTCTCGAAAGCGTTATCAAGATGTTTATCGGCGATTTATATCACGGATACTCGGTTGAGTGGACTTGTATTATCAGGCTTTCCCGCGATACCGATTTTAATGTCGAAACCGACGCGGCCTCCGATCTCCTGATGCGTATCGAAGAGAAGATTAAAACGATGCATCTGCGGGATGTGGTGAAATTCGAGTACGAGAAGGGGCTTCCCGAAACACGCCTCAAGGAACTGGTGGAACGTTTCGACGTAGTCGGAGATGCGGTCTTCGAGATCGACAGTTTGTTCGATCTTGGGTCTCTCATGGAAATTTACATGAATTCATCGCGGAACGATTTAAAAGAACCCCAGATCAAACCGCTTTACCCGATGGAATTCCAATCCAAGGACTTATTTGAGGTAATCGGCGAGAAGGATGTGCTGTTGTTTCATCCGTATCAGTCATACGATCCGGTAGTCGAGCTGATTGAAAAAGCCGCCGAGGATCCCGAAGTACTTGCGATCAAACTCACACTGTACCGCACCAGTTCTAAATCGGCGATCCTGAAGGGGCTGATAAAGGCCGCCATTAACGGGAAATACGTCACCATTCTGGAAGAACTGAAAGCGCGGGGAGACGAGGAACGGAATATCAGCGCGGCCCGGGCGCTCGAGGACGCGGGCGCTCATGTGATCTACGGGATAGCGAACCTGAAGACTCACACCAAGGCTCTGATGATTGTCCGTAAGGAGCGCAACGGCATCCGCCGTTACTGCCATCTTGCCACAGGGAATTACAACGAGACTACCGCGAAGCTCTATTCCGATTTCAGCCTTTTTACCAGCGATGAACTGATCGGCGAGGATATCTCACAACTATTCAATCTCCTGACCGGGTTTTCGCTTCCGAATAAATGGAACCATGTCGCGGTTGCGCCTATCGACCTGCGGGAGAAGTTTCTTTCGCTGATCCGTCGGGAGACCGAGAACGCGAAGAACCGGATGAACGCGAGGATTATCGCGAAATTGAACACCCTGCTGGATAAGGAAATTGTGCAGGCGCTTTATGAGGCATCGATGGCCGGAGTGAAGATCAGCCTGATTGTACGCGGCGCGTGCGCGCTCAAGCCGGGACTGAAGGGTATTAGCGAAAATATCACGATACACAGTATTATCGGGCGGTTTCTCGAACATGCGAGAATCTACTACTTTTATAACGGCGGCGATGAGGAATACTTTCTTTCCAGCGCGGACTGGATGATGCGTAATCTTAACCGTCGCGTAGAGCTTCTGTTTCCCATCAAAGCGAAGGACGGCCGGGCGATATTGAGCAAAGTGCTGGATATCCAGTTCAGCGATACGGCGAACACATGGATACTCAATTCCGACGGGAACTACGTCCTTCGTATGGATAAAAAACCGCGCGACAGCTTCAAGGAGATAGAGGAATATATCGTTAAGAAGGAAGAGAAAGCGCGGCGGGATATGGAAAAAAAGCTGGAGTTCAAGCCTATCCGTAATCCTGAAAAGGGGCTTTAG
- a CDS encoding DUF1624 domain-containing protein — protein MTEPNPGTPASFKRAPSIDHFRGLALVLMIIVNTAALFNSIPGWMKHAGWDGFAFADAIAPMFLFAIGLTSGASFNRRREKHGIPKTILHFLLRNILLMSFGLAGTLLLGNPLIGGEEILTLIGAAGILCIPFWFIPSYLRVVAGSILLGAYAVLSAGILHPAVMLYADSGLGGWAALPAWMFVILFASWVGERFGADSRGRLAAGMIPIAIVMTAAGVFGNTLIPVNKHLVSFTYILLSSGIALAGYYLFYRVFDRGVGEFLPLSAPGKNSLLIYITSSVIGIILSGEYSLLIALAWISFNLGMNILFAVFLDKKKLTLKL, from the coding sequence ATGACAGAACCAAACCCCGGAACACCCGCATCGTTCAAACGCGCCCCGTCTATCGACCATTTTCGCGGCCTTGCGCTCGTACTGATGATTATCGTCAACACCGCCGCTCTTTTTAACTCGATACCCGGGTGGATGAAGCATGCGGGGTGGGACGGATTCGCGTTTGCGGACGCTATCGCGCCGATGTTCCTTTTCGCGATAGGCCTTACCTCAGGCGCGTCGTTCAACCGGAGACGCGAAAAACACGGCATACCCAAAACAATCCTTCATTTCCTCCTGCGGAACATTCTGCTGATGAGCTTCGGGCTTGCGGGCACGCTCCTTTTGGGAAATCCGCTGATCGGCGGCGAGGAAATCCTGACATTGATCGGCGCCGCCGGAATCCTCTGTATCCCGTTCTGGTTCATCCCGTCCTATCTGCGGGTAGTTGCCGGCTCGATTCTCCTGGGGGCATACGCCGTTCTATCGGCGGGTATCCTGCATCCCGCGGTCATGCTCTATGCGGACTCGGGACTGGGAGGATGGGCGGCGCTGCCGGCGTGGATGTTCGTCATCCTGTTCGCGTCATGGGTGGGGGAACGTTTCGGCGCGGACAGCCGGGGGAGGCTCGCGGCGGGGATGATTCCCATCGCGATTGTGATGACCGCCGCCGGGGTTTTCGGGAACACGCTGATTCCCGTGAATAAGCATCTCGTCAGTTTCACTTATATCCTTCTTTCAAGCGGGATAGCGCTCGCGGGATATTACCTTTTTTATCGGGTGTTCGACCGGGGCGTGGGAGAATTCCTCCCGTTATCCGCGCCGGGGAAAAACTCCCTACTGATCTATATCACGAGCAGTGTCATAGGTATCATCCTGTCCGGGGAATACTCGCTTCTTATCGCGCTTGCATGGATTTCTTTCAATCTGGGAATGAATATCCTGTTCGCGGTATTCCTCGATAAAAAAAAGCTCACCCTCAAGCTATAA
- the topA gene encoding type I DNA topoisomerase: MADTKKKASAKKKTAHLKKLVIVESPSKADTIKKYLGSGYEVKASVGHLIDLPRSRMGVNLETFEPDYIVMRDKSKVMKDLRDSAKNASEIILASDPDREGEAIAFHIRNHMNEKVLSKIKNREVPIRRIKFEEITQPAVLEAINHPIEIDTRLVNAQQSRRVIDRLFGYQLSPLLWKKVKSKLSAGRVQSVALRIICEREDEIEKFVPVEYWEIKGHFKSKKHALIGELSKIGGKKAEIPDQATADRIEKEVLAGKSSIGNIAVRQQSRKALPPFITSTLQQAANNLLGYSSIRTMMIAQELYEGINLGSTRTGLITYMRTDSTRISPIAMEAVRKYIAENFDKEFLPDTPNVYANKKSAQDAHEAIRASDVTLHPDKIKSYLTADQYKLYNLIWRRFVASQMTPSQTETYTIEIENGDKLFTASDSHTVFEGYQAVYQFSKSKKEKMLPRDLKKGDELTVTKIDKDQKFTEPPPRYTDASLVKTMEELGIGRPSTYAPTIFTLTKRYYIMKSGKSLTPTELGRVVNRLLVDNFPDLINVGFTAKMEDELDEVEEGGKEWKGVVRHFYEPFTHVLTKAYEQIDNLKGSFDEETEFVCEKCGKKMLKKLGRFGYFLACSGWPDCRNAKPLPLGRCPKCETGQVVKKKGGRGKFFYGCSTYPECDFATFLEPSKESCPNDGSVLFNKREKGETKLICLKEGCGYEKPAE, from the coding sequence ATGGCCGATACTAAAAAGAAGGCATCCGCTAAGAAAAAGACGGCGCATCTGAAAAAGCTGGTCATAGTGGAATCGCCGTCGAAAGCGGATACGATAAAGAAATACCTCGGCTCGGGTTATGAAGTCAAGGCCTCGGTGGGGCATCTGATCGACCTGCCGCGTTCCCGTATGGGGGTCAATCTCGAAACGTTCGAGCCGGACTACATCGTGATGCGGGATAAGTCGAAGGTGATGAAGGACCTGCGCGACTCCGCGAAGAACGCGTCCGAAATCATACTCGCGTCCGACCCCGACCGTGAGGGCGAGGCGATAGCGTTCCATATCCGCAACCATATGAACGAGAAGGTGCTGTCCAAGATAAAGAACCGCGAGGTTCCGATACGCCGTATTAAGTTCGAGGAAATCACCCAACCCGCCGTCCTCGAGGCGATCAATCATCCTATCGAGATCGATACCCGCCTTGTGAACGCCCAGCAGTCGCGCCGTGTGATCGACCGCCTGTTCGGTTACCAGCTCTCGCCGTTATTGTGGAAGAAAGTCAAATCCAAACTCTCCGCCGGGCGCGTACAGTCGGTCGCGTTACGGATTATCTGCGAACGAGAGGACGAGATAGAAAAATTCGTCCCGGTGGAATACTGGGAGATCAAGGGACATTTTAAATCGAAGAAACACGCCCTGATCGGCGAACTTTCGAAGATCGGCGGGAAGAAGGCGGAAATACCCGATCAGGCGACAGCCGACCGTATCGAGAAGGAAGTCCTCGCCGGGAAATCCTCGATCGGTAATATCGCGGTGCGGCAGCAGAGCAGGAAAGCCCTGCCGCCGTTTATCACCAGTACCCTTCAGCAGGCCGCGAACAATTTGCTCGGGTACTCGTCCATCCGCACGATGATGATCGCGCAGGAGCTCTACGAGGGTATCAACCTCGGCAGTACCCGTACGGGTCTCATCACCTATATGCGTACGGACTCCACCCGTATCTCCCCGATCGCGATGGAGGCGGTGAGGAAGTATATCGCGGAAAACTTCGATAAAGAGTTTCTGCCCGATACGCCGAATGTTTACGCGAACAAGAAGTCCGCGCAGGACGCCCACGAGGCTATCCGCGCGAGCGATGTGACTCTCCACCCGGATAAAATTAAAAGCTACCTGACTGCCGACCAGTATAAATTATACAACCTCATCTGGCGGCGGTTTGTCGCCTCACAGATGACTCCCTCGCAGACCGAGACCTATACGATCGAGATCGAGAACGGCGATAAGCTGTTCACCGCGTCCGATTCCCATACGGTGTTCGAGGGATACCAGGCCGTGTACCAGTTCTCCAAGTCCAAGAAGGAGAAGATGCTCCCGCGCGACCTCAAGAAGGGCGACGAACTGACGGTAACGAAGATCGACAAGGATCAGAAGTTTACCGAGCCGCCTCCGCGTTATACCGACGCGTCGCTCGTCAAGACGATGGAGGAGCTCGGAATCGGACGGCCGTCCACCTACGCCCCGACGATATTTACCCTCACCAAACGTTATTATATCATGAAGTCCGGCAAGAGCCTTACCCCGACCGAACTCGGGCGGGTAGTGAACCGGCTCCTCGTGGACAATTTCCCCGACCTCATCAACGTGGGATTTACCGCGAAGATGGAGGACGAGTTGGACGAGGTGGAGGAGGGCGGCAAAGAATGGAAGGGAGTCGTCCGTCATTTCTACGAACCGTTTACCCATGTACTGACTAAGGCCTACGAGCAGATAGACAACCTGAAGGGGAGTTTCGACGAGGAGACCGAGTTCGTCTGCGAGAAATGCGGGAAAAAGATGCTGAAGAAGCTCGGACGTTTCGGGTATTTTCTCGCGTGCTCCGGGTGGCCGGATTGCCGGAACGCCAAACCGTTACCGTTAGGAAGATGTCCCAAGTGCGAGACGGGACAGGTAGTCAAGAAAAAGGGCGGCAGGGGAAAATTCTTCTACGGGTGCTCGACCTACCCGGAATGCGATTTCGCGACATTCCTCGAACCGTCGAAGGAATCCTGCCCGAACGACGGGAGCGTCCTTTTCAATAAACGAGAGAAAGGGGAAACAAAACTAATCTGTCTGAAGGAAGGATGCGGATATGAGAAGCCTGCTGAGTAG
- a CDS encoding shikimate kinase, translating to MNIILVGYRGAGKTTLGRELAAELGYRFIDTDDEVVRANGITIPEIFAEYGEPRFREMESSALANVTSGDGAVISTGGGIILSEGNRRIIMERGFRAYLTASPEVIFQRIHRDTNRPSLTGKDPMDEIKELLNKRRAFYEEVAEVVIDTGKTPLAECVRMIRNKVGL from the coding sequence ATGAATATCATCCTCGTAGGATACCGCGGCGCCGGCAAGACCACGCTCGGCAGGGAACTCGCCGCCGAACTGGGATACCGTTTTATCGATACCGACGATGAGGTCGTGCGCGCGAACGGGATAACGATCCCGGAGATATTCGCCGAGTACGGCGAGCCGCGTTTCCGGGAGATGGAGAGCTCGGCGCTCGCAAACGTCACGTCGGGAGACGGCGCGGTGATTTCCACAGGCGGCGGGATTATCCTCAGCGAGGGAAACCGCCGGATAATAATGGAACGGGGTTTCCGCGCGTACCTGACCGCGTCCCCCGAAGTGATATTCCAACGGATACACCGGGATACGAACCGTCCGTCCCTGACCGGGAAAGATCCGATGGACGAGATTAAAGAACTTTTAAATAAACGCCGCGCGTTCTATGAAGAAGTCGCGGAAGTAGTGATAGATACCGGGAAAACGCCGCTCGCGGAATGCGTGCGGATGATACGGAACAAAGTCGGATTATAG
- the rsgA gene encoding ribosome small subunit-dependent GTPase A has translation MTIDRLGWSPFFGDSFELFRRDGAYPARISRAYYNSFTIAGENGEENAVLTGNLRAECESDGDYPVTGDWAAATREQNTHAALVHGILPRRTKLSRKSPGKSFAEQVICANMDMVVVVGAFDLEWNPRRIERFLTLAWNSGAEPLVVLNKLDVRGDWEALLAETECAATGVNVLAVSAETGEGLDALERAVAPGKTAVFIGSSGVGKSTLLNRLSGGAIIATGEVHAKTSQGRHTTSTRELTVLPNGGIVIDTPGLREIELWADESALGNSFADIVEIARGCRFSDCSHTNEPGCAVMEGLENGTIRRGHYENYVKQRREIRYLERLGDANLMREDKEKWKKIGKFQREIEKRGKGGLG, from the coding sequence ATGACTATCGACCGGTTAGGATGGAGTCCCTTTTTTGGGGATTCATTCGAGTTATTCAGGCGCGACGGCGCATATCCCGCGAGGATATCCCGCGCCTACTATAACAGTTTCACTATCGCGGGGGAGAACGGCGAGGAGAATGCCGTGCTCACCGGAAACCTGCGCGCGGAATGCGAGTCTGACGGGGATTATCCGGTGACCGGGGATTGGGCTGCGGCGACCCGCGAACAGAATACCCACGCCGCCCTCGTGCACGGTATCCTTCCGCGCCGGACGAAACTTTCCCGGAAATCGCCGGGCAAGAGCTTCGCGGAACAGGTCATCTGCGCGAATATGGATATGGTTGTCGTCGTAGGCGCGTTCGATCTGGAGTGGAATCCCCGCAGAATCGAACGTTTCCTGACGCTCGCGTGGAACAGCGGCGCGGAGCCGCTGGTTGTGCTCAATAAGCTCGACGTCCGCGGCGATTGGGAAGCGCTGCTCGCCGAGACCGAATGCGCCGCCACCGGGGTGAACGTCCTCGCGGTGAGCGCGGAGACCGGAGAGGGGCTGGACGCATTGGAGCGGGCGGTCGCTCCCGGTAAGACCGCCGTGTTTATCGGCTCGTCCGGGGTAGGGAAATCCACCCTGCTGAACCGTCTGTCCGGCGGGGCGATTATAGCGACCGGGGAGGTGCATGCTAAAACCTCGCAGGGCCGGCATACCACCTCCACGCGCGAACTGACCGTCTTGCCGAACGGCGGGATTGTGATCGACACCCCGGGACTGCGGGAGATCGAGCTATGGGCGGACGAGAGCGCGCTCGGGAACTCGTTCGCGGATATCGTGGAAATCGCCCGGGGATGCCGTTTCAGCGACTGTTCGCATACGAACGAACCCGGGTGCGCGGTGATGGAAGGGCTTGAGAACGGTACGATCCGGCGCGGGCATTATGAAAATTATGTCAAACAGCGCCGGGAAATACGTTATCTCGAACGGCTCGGCGACGCGAACCTGATGCGCGAGGATAAGGAGAAGTGGAAAAAGATCGGTAAGTTCCAGCGCGAGATCGAGAAGCGCGGGAAGGGAGGACTAGGATGA
- a CDS encoding class I SAM-dependent methyltransferase, with product MNMEMFFEVHTGETREGPGSLETTRKAFSYIKGLSKNSEILDAGCGPGWQTLELARLCPARITAIDLHQPFLDLLRRNVDARSYADRFTIRNMSMGEMDFPPESFGLIWSEGAIYNIGFAHGIREFRRFIKTGGYLAVSEASWLKPGAPWEIRDFWNAEYPGIDTIDGSLEKLIAAGYELVAHFTLPDTDWFAYYDPLKGRLDEMMRRHPNDPDAKAYYAMERHEYELFDKYREWYGYVFYIAKKL from the coding sequence ATGAATATGGAAATGTTTTTTGAGGTGCATACCGGCGAGACCCGCGAGGGTCCGGGCAGTCTGGAAACGACGCGGAAGGCATTCTCATATATAAAGGGATTAAGTAAGAATTCGGAGATACTTGACGCGGGGTGCGGACCGGGATGGCAGACCCTCGAACTCGCGCGGCTATGTCCGGCGCGGATTACCGCAATCGACCTGCACCAGCCATTCCTCGATCTCTTGCGCCGAAACGTCGATGCACGGAGTTATGCGGACAGGTTTACTATACGGAATATGTCCATGGGCGAAATGGATTTCCCCCCTGAATCATTCGGCCTGATCTGGTCTGAGGGTGCGATCTATAATATCGGGTTCGCGCACGGTATCCGCGAATTCCGCAGGTTTATTAAAACGGGCGGGTATCTCGCTGTCTCGGAGGCGTCATGGCTGAAACCCGGCGCACCCTGGGAGATCAGGGATTTCTGGAACGCGGAGTACCCGGGGATCGATACAATCGATGGCAGTCTTGAAAAGCTGATAGCGGCGGGATATGAACTTGTCGCGCATTTTACTCTACCTGACACCGACTGGTTCGCATATTATGACCCGCTAAAGGGAAGGCTTGATGAGATGATGCGGCGGCACCCGAACGACCCTGATGCGAAGGCATACTACGCGATGGAACGGCATGAGTATGAGTTGTTCGATAAGTACCGGGAGTGGTACGGGTATGTATTCTATATCGCGAAAAAGTTGTAG
- a CDS encoding DUF58 domain-containing protein: MERQPEIPINQIIKRVKNLEIRARKLVADTLQSDYHSVFKGRGIEFNEVRGYNPGDDVRDIDWNVTARMNQPFIKTYIEDRQLTVIFAVDISDSMFFGSRKAKRQVMAEVVALLGFASFYNNDRAGLVLFSSDIEKVVPPLKNESHLLRIIRDCWYSPPVLKGTSIANSLLSMMNLLKKKAIIFLMSDFLDAGYEKPLIGLCKKHEVIPIVVNDFMEERLTLRGGGKLPVLIDVEDIENGETRTIDLSEHRHSEIARYRDYYRKVFAKLSLDYAEINDTMDYFRKIELLLRRRAKKR, from the coding sequence ATGGAACGCCAGCCTGAAATCCCCATTAACCAGATTATCAAACGGGTCAAGAACCTCGAGATACGCGCGCGGAAATTGGTCGCGGATACGCTCCAGAGCGATTATCACAGCGTTTTCAAGGGACGCGGCATCGAGTTCAACGAAGTGCGCGGGTATAATCCCGGCGACGATGTCCGCGATATCGACTGGAATGTCACAGCGCGCATGAATCAGCCGTTCATCAAGACCTATATAGAAGACCGCCAGTTGACCGTGATTTTCGCGGTCGATATCAGCGACTCGATGTTCTTCGGAAGCCGCAAGGCCAAGCGCCAGGTGATGGCGGAGGTCGTTGCGCTTCTGGGCTTCGCGTCGTTCTATAATAACGACCGCGCGGGACTCGTCCTGTTCAGCTCGGATATCGAGAAGGTCGTCCCGCCCCTGAAGAACGAATCCCATCTCCTGCGGATTATCCGCGACTGCTGGTACAGCCCGCCGGTGCTGAAGGGCACCAGTATCGCGAATTCCCTCCTCAGTATGATGAACCTGCTGAAGAAAAAAGCCATCATATTCCTGATGTCCGATTTCCTCGACGCGGGGTACGAGAAACCCCTCATCGGGCTATGCAAGAAACATGAGGTTATCCCGATAGTAGTGAACGACTTTATGGAGGAACGGTTAACGTTACGCGGCGGGGGCAAACTCCCGGTGCTGATAGACGTCGAGGATATCGAGAACGGGGAGACCCGCACGATCGACCTCTCAGAACACCGTCATTCCGAGATCGCGAGGTACCGCGACTATTACCGCAAGGTGTTCGCGAAACTCTCGCTCGATTACGCGGAGATCAACGATACGATGGATTATTTCAGGAAGATAGAACTTTTACTTCGCCGCCGCGCGAAAAAAAGATAA